Part of the Schistocerca cancellata isolate TAMUIC-IGC-003103 chromosome 9, iqSchCanc2.1, whole genome shotgun sequence genome is shown below.
ACGCTCTTGGACCAAAGTATCCGTCAGTCCCTCAACCGCCTGGTCGAAGGTGACGTCGACGCCCTCAGTGGGCGCCGTTTTCGAACGCTTCTTTGACCTTTTACGCTTCGGTTTTGGATCGGCAGGGGCGGACTGAGTGGAAGCTTGGGACACCTCACTTTCGGCACCGCTAGCATCCGCCTCGCCGGCGGTGGACGGGCCCGGCTGTGACGGCAATTTCCGCTTGTCTGTCGGCGGGGCGGGGACTGAAATCGGCCGTGGTGACGCGACCAACATTTCAGAAGTCTCCGGAACGGGCACGTCCGAAACACTGACGGCTGGCAAATCAGCAATACGGACCTCGCGAGGGGTGTGATCGGCAGGTAAACTTTGTTCTGACACAACCGGGGGAACGACAACTGTGGGCGGAGTCACATTGTCAGACACAGGAGCCTCAGCTGCAGGAGCGGCAGAAACCGGTCGGTCGGGCGGGGTGATCGAGGGGGGTCCAACCAACGCGCCCGCATACGTGGAGGTATCAGCAGCTTCGCGCGGCAGCTGAGCCGGCCTGCGTAAAGTGCAGGTTTGTCGCAAATGATCTGTTTTGCCACACACGGAGCACGTCTGCGGCTGCCCACTATAGCTGAGGAAAGCGCGCGTGCCAGCAATGAGCAAATACGACGGTATATGTTTCTTCAAATCTACACGGACCGTCCGAACACCACTCAGAACCCGGTACCTAAATCCTGCAGGCCACACATCATTCTCCACACTAAGCACGGTGCCAAATTCTCCGAGTTTACGAGCAATGGCCTCATTTGGGCATTCGAACGGAACATTATAAACTTTCACATTTCGAATGCCGAAGCCTGCCGGCAGAATCAAAACATCAGACAAAGCACCGTCCACGTGCTTAAACTTCTTAACTCCACCACTTTCGGTAACAAGCTTGTCTACAAAATCCGCGGtcggaagtttcaaaaatacagagtTTTGAATAAAGTCAAGCTGGATACCGATCAAATCAGATTCGGGAATACGCAATTCGGAAAATACCCATTCGTGTACATCAAAAGGCGACGGTCTAGCCGCGTTCCTATCAAAAACACACTGTACGGAGTTAGCACGATTCATAATAAAGCGTCAATAAACTTACAGGAACTAGTAGAGAAGAGAGAACGCTGCGAGGCGCAGCACCAAACACGCGACGAAGACACCGCCTGCAGCACACGAAGGTGTCAGCAGGCACGAGCCTAACACACGTccggctgggcgcgtgcagccttcgacactagcggaggacgcatcttgtccctggtgttcagcggagggcctgtgcggggtgtggcagtgtcgtgctggagggcgccactggtagcgatgtgggcttcctcgcctcgcctcgcctcgcctcacaccaggtgtctgcgt
Proteins encoded:
- the LOC126101546 gene encoding proteoglycan 4-like yields the protein MRPPLVSKAARAQPDVCFGIRNVKVYNVPFECPNEAIARKLGEFGTVLSVENDVWPAGFRPAQLPREAADTSTYAGALVGPPSITPPDRPVSAAPAAEAPVSDNVTPPTVVVPPVVSEQSLPADHTPREVRIADLPAVSVSDVPVPETSEMLVASPRPISVPAPPTDKRKLPSQPGPSTAGEADASGAESEVSQASTQSAPADPKPKRKRSKKRSKTAPTEGVDVTFDQAVEGLTDTLVQERRDAPFVHGPPVSVPTAPASRPVPDAVPAPSDTMQWSDDVEEDHFF